One window from the genome of Nicotiana sylvestris chromosome 9, ASM39365v2, whole genome shotgun sequence encodes:
- the LOC138877640 gene encoding uncharacterized protein — translation MSHNKALHITVQCEDYFITRFLIDGGSSLNICSLVTLRILGKGLHEIKDGAINVKAFDGSQRSTIGEISMCLQMGPTWFDVDFQVIDVPAYYNLLLGRPWIHITGAVTSTLHRAVKFEWNHQEVIIHGDGSNPIYNRQTIPAIGGSRKVGEETYHHIERVNAIDKDKWWDNIIESILHW, via the coding sequence ATgagccacaacaaggcattgcacatcaccgtgcaatgcgaggattattttatcaccaggttcctgatcgatggagggtccagcctcaacatttgttcgctggtaacactcagaatATTAGGGAAAGGGTTGCatgagatcaaagatggggccattaACGTtaaagccttcgacggttcccaaaggtccactattggggaaatcagcatgtgtttacagatggggcctacttggtttgatgtcgactttcaagtaatagacgtgccgGCATATTACAACTTGctcttgggacgaccatggattcatatCACTGGAGCTGTAACATCAACCCTACATCGggcagtgaaatttgagtggaatcaccaagaggtgatcatccacggcgacggtagcaatcccatatacaatcgccagaccatcccagcgaTCGGAGGAAGTAGGAAGGTAGGCgaagaaacctatcaccacatcgagcgagtcaacgccattgacaaggataaatggtgggacaacatAATCGAAAGCATATTGCACTGGTGA